GCCAGGCGGCAGCTGATCGTGGCCGGCTCGGTCGTCGCCGTGCTGGCGGCGGCCGGCGGCATCGGCTACGCCGTCGTCCAGGCCAACAAGCCCGGCTACTGGGAGTCGGCGAAGGACGCCAAGCTGGTCAAGCCGGCCCACGCCACGGGCGAGGACGGCACGACGGTCCTGGTCGGCAAGAGCACCGCCAAGAAGACGCTGGTGATGTACGAGGACCCGCGCTGCCCGGTCTGCGCCTCCTTCGAGCAGGCGGTCGGCCCGACCGTCAAGGAGGACCTCGACGCCGGCAAGTACAAGGTCCAGTTCGTCGGCGCGACCTTCCTCGACAAGGGCCTGACCGGCGAGGGTTCGAAGAACGCGCTGAGCGCCCTGGGCGCGGCGCTCAACGTCAGCCCGGAGGCGTTCCTGGAGTACAAGAGCGCGCTGTTCTCCAAGAAGTGGCACCCGGCGGAGACCGACGACAAGTTCAAGGACGACTCCTACCTGATCGAGATCGCCGACACGGTCCCCGCCCTGAAGGGCAACGCGAAGTTCCAGAAGGACGTCAAGGACGGCACCTTCGACCGGTGGGCGCTGGAGGAGTCGAAGGTCTTCGACAAGGACGGCGTCGAGGCCACCCCGACCCTGAAGATGGACGGCAAGGCCCTGACGGACGCCGGCGGCAAGAACGCGCCGATGACCGTCGAGGAGTTCAACACCGCGCTGGAGGCGGCCCTCAAGGGCTGAGCCCACGACACGCCGAACTGCGGGCGAACTTTCGGGAGTTCGCCCGCCTTCGCGCATACCGATCAGTAACCTGATCGGTCGTGACCAGTCGATACAGATCAGCCGGGGCCGCACAGGACCCCGGCTCGCTTCCGCCCCGCCGCCGTACGGTCGTCAAGGCCGCGGCGGCGTCCACCGTGCTGGCCGGCCCGCTGGCCGCCGCCCTGCCGGCCCGCGCCGCCACCGGCGCCCCCGCCTTCCTGCACGGCGTCGCCTCCGGCGACCCGCTGCCCGACGGCGTGCTGCTGTGGACCCGGGTGACCCCCGTCCCGGAGGCCATACCCGGCTCCGGGCTCGGCCCGGACACCGAGGTCGGCTGGGTCGTGGCCCGCGACCAGGCGCTGACGGACGTCGTCGCCCGGGGCTCCGTCACCGCCACGGCCGCCT
This sequence is a window from Streptomyces rubradiris. Protein-coding genes within it:
- a CDS encoding thioredoxin domain-containing protein gives rise to the protein MSKRNSQAAKTAARERLRQERERQAKRDKARRQLIVAGSVVAVLAAAGGIGYAVVQANKPGYWESAKDAKLVKPAHATGEDGTTVLVGKSTAKKTLVMYEDPRCPVCASFEQAVGPTVKEDLDAGKYKVQFVGATFLDKGLTGEGSKNALSALGAALNVSPEAFLEYKSALFSKKWHPAETDDKFKDDSYLIEIADTVPALKGNAKFQKDVKDGTFDRWALEESKVFDKDGVEATPTLKMDGKALTDAGGKNAPMTVEEFNTALEAALKG